The genomic DNA CAGttggaaaaatttatctcaTACTTTATAATCTCATCTTAGTAATTGGGTAAGTGTTACAAAATCATTACAGTTATATGATAACTcaacaattataaaatataaaattttttgtccagGTGGAGTTATATTCTATGCCTTCTCACGCGTTATTATCTGACGAATGATTTCTCGGGTCAAAGTCTCTGGGACACGATTAAATTATCACTGATAATATACCAAAATGCTGCTGTTTTCGAagttactaaaattttaattaaacattttaaattttaaatatgaaatataaatatttattcatatttttatttagatattccATGCGATCGGTGGTCTCGTACGTTCGAACCCAGTGATAACGACGTTCCAAGTTTTTAGCCGAGTCATGGTAGTCTGCGGAGTGCTGATAGCAACACCACCAGCAGTAGCAGCAGCATCAATTGGTCTTCCGATAGCGTTGTTCTCCTGGTCCGTCACTGAAATTGTAAGATACGGATACTACTTCGCTAATCTCGTTGGATTTGTTCCCCACTTCCTGGTGTGGCTCAGATACACGACCTTCATAGCATTGTACCCCATTGGAATCACTGGAGAATTATTGTGCTTCAACGCCGCCCAACAGTTTGCACAAAGACACCCTGACTTATGGAGTTACGCGCTTCCTAACACATGGAACGTGACATTTAGCTACCACTACCTTCTTCTGTTTGTCATGTTCCTTTACCTTCCTCGTAAGTGATGACAAATCAAATTTACTACAGCTTCGACCAAATCTGTATACTTATCACTTATTATTTGTTTCAGTGTTTCCTCAAATGTACTTACACATGTTCGGACAGAGAAAGAAAATTCTGGGTACCGGTTCCTCCAAAACTCAAAAAGTTCACTagatttattgtaaatttaaaaaatatctgctcatgtatttaaatacattaaataaatcaacaagttttattttcatttaaaagtttattgaaTACAATTACGCTTGGTCACCAGTTGGCATGGATTTGATAATATCTGAGTTACCAGGATCGGTGATTGATAGAGTACATACTCGGAAGTATTTACCACAAGCGGTACCAAGTTCGATGTTATTACCGGTGTAATGATGGACTCCAGTCTTAGCTAACATCGCATAGTATTCAATTTCTGATTTCCTgaatcatttaataaataaaattaattagttatcaatattgaatattaagtaagaaataatttatcaagaaTCAGGTTAATCAGACCTAGATCTTTTACTTTCCAATTCTTTTCTTTCATTCCCGGAAACACGTTCACTTGTCATTAATGCCTGGTTCTCCAGACTATAAAATCTTAACCAGGCAGGGACCCAGGCATTGATGACAACGAGCGTTTCGATACTATTACATTGTAAGTATGTCaacgtccataaaaaaatttttatacaattttcaATGAACATGGTAAGAATGATTAATatatcagtaaaaattttgattttataattgtataataattttttcatgatattgaagttagcagacaattagtaattttcggattttttttttcaccaaagaaattacaaaaaaaaaaactaaaaaaatacacatatagaaaatttaaaaaactatgggtgcaatttttaaaaatatttttttttttattatttatcgtctaaaaaaa from Microplitis mediator isolate UGA2020A chromosome 7, iyMicMedi2.1, whole genome shotgun sequence includes the following:
- the LOC130672106 gene encoding very-long-chain (3R)-3-hydroxyacyl-CoA dehydratase hpo-8 — translated: MADKTKAKQPHSISTVGKIYLILYNLILVIGWSYILCLLTRYYLTNDFSGQSLWDTIKLSLIIYQNAAVFEIFHAIGGLVRSNPVITTFQVFSRVMVVCGVLIATPPAVAAASIGLPIALFSWSVTEIVRYGYYFANLVGFVPHFLVWLRYTTFIALYPIGITGELLCFNAAQQFAQRHPDLWSYALPNTWNVTFSYHYLLLFVMFLYLPLFPQMYLHMFGQRKKILGTGSSKTQKVH
- the LOC130672113 gene encoding 60S ribosomal protein L30-like, encoding MVAQKKQKKAMESINSRLALVMKSGKYVLGYKQTLKSLRQGKAKLVIIANNTPPLRKSEIEYYAMLAKTGVHHYTGNNIELGTACGKYFRVCTLSITDPGNSDIIKSMPTGDQA